In Chlamydiota bacterium, one genomic interval encodes:
- a CDS encoding SDR family NAD(P)-dependent oxidoreductase: MRKKVVLVTGASRGLGAATAAAFARAGWRAAVNYRVSREAAERVVAEIAGAGGEAFAWRADVASAGEVAAMTVEIVRRWGRLDALVANAGIAHEALCVSTREADWDAVLATNLKGVFLCVREAAAAMLRRGSGHLIAVGSRIGLSGGKGESAYAASKAALVGFILSAARELGPSGIRANAVVPGFMPTEMGRSASEEAQERARAESVFGRHADPHEAARFIVNLAETEGVSGQLFTLDGRIHRWS; the protein is encoded by the coding sequence ATGAGAAAGAAGGTCGTGCTGGTGACGGGGGCGTCGCGCGGGCTCGGGGCGGCGACCGCCGCGGCGTTCGCCCGGGCGGGCTGGCGCGCGGCGGTGAACTACCGCGTTTCGCGCGAGGCGGCGGAACGCGTCGTCGCGGAGATCGCCGGGGCGGGGGGGGAGGCGTTCGCCTGGCGCGCCGACGTCGCGTCCGCGGGGGAGGTCGCGGCGATGACGGTGGAAATCGTCCGGCGCTGGGGGCGGCTGGACGCCCTCGTGGCCAACGCGGGGATCGCGCACGAGGCGCTCTGCGTATCGACGCGCGAGGCCGACTGGGACGCGGTGCTCGCCACGAACCTCAAAGGCGTTTTTCTCTGCGTGCGTGAGGCGGCGGCGGCGATGCTCCGGCGTGGATCCGGGCACCTGATCGCCGTCGGATCGCGGATCGGCCTCTCCGGCGGTAAGGGGGAGAGCGCGTACGCGGCCTCGAAGGCGGCGCTCGTCGGCTTCATCCTCAGCGCCGCGCGGGAGCTGGGCCCCTCCGGCATCCGCGCCAACGCCGTCGTCCCCGGGTTCATGCCCACGGAGATGGGGAGGTCGGCCTCGGAGGAGGCGCAAGAGCGCGCCCGCGCCGAGAGCGTTTTCGGCCGGCACGCGGACCCGCACGAGGCGGCGCGGTTCATCGTCAACCTCGCCGAAACGGAGGGGGTCTCGGGACAACTCTTCACGCTCGACGGGAGGATCCACCGGTGGAGTTGA
- the bioF gene encoding 8-amino-7-oxononanoate synthase has translation METELSLELEALRAAGLYRETRLVEGAQGPRVELDGRELLCLCSNDYLGLAAHPAVREAAREAIARYGWGSGASRLVSGTMRLHRELEEALASFKRAEAALLFPSGYAANVGTIAALAGAGDTVILDKLDHASIVDGARLSGASVRVYPHGGVAKLARLLAAGRSSRRTIVATDSLFSMDGDLAPLREIAAAARRYDAWLMVDEAHATGVLGPDGRGGAELQGVEEAVEISMGTLSKALGGIGGFVAGSAALVDFLRHRARSFVYTTAPPTAACAAALAALRIVREQPHLRRDVLARAGRLREGLAALGFDTMGSAFQIVPVRVGEAEAAARISRELLLGGILAPAIRPPTVPKGSSRIRLSVTAAHTDADIDRVIEAFRVIAGEGSGRAGV, from the coding sequence ATGGAGACAGAACTCTCCTTGGAACTCGAGGCGCTGCGCGCGGCGGGGCTCTACCGCGAGACGCGGCTCGTGGAGGGGGCGCAGGGGCCGCGCGTCGAGCTCGACGGGCGAGAGCTCCTCTGCCTCTGCTCGAACGACTACCTCGGCCTCGCGGCGCATCCGGCGGTGCGGGAGGCCGCCCGGGAGGCGATCGCCCGGTACGGCTGGGGGAGCGGCGCCTCGCGCCTCGTCTCGGGGACGATGCGGCTTCACCGCGAGCTCGAGGAGGCGCTCGCCTCGTTCAAGCGCGCGGAGGCGGCGCTCCTCTTCCCCTCGGGGTACGCCGCGAACGTCGGGACCATCGCGGCGCTCGCCGGTGCGGGCGACACCGTGATCCTCGACAAGCTCGACCACGCGAGCATCGTGGACGGCGCCCGCCTCTCGGGCGCCTCCGTCAGGGTCTACCCGCACGGCGGCGTCGCGAAGCTCGCCCGCCTCCTGGCCGCGGGGCGAAGCTCGCGCAGGACGATCGTGGCCACGGACAGCCTGTTCAGCATGGACGGGGACCTCGCCCCGCTTCGCGAGATAGCCGCCGCCGCGCGACGGTACGACGCCTGGCTGATGGTGGACGAGGCGCACGCCACCGGCGTCCTCGGCCCGGATGGGCGCGGCGGGGCGGAGCTTCAAGGCGTGGAGGAGGCGGTGGAGATCTCGATGGGGACGCTCAGCAAGGCGCTCGGGGGGATCGGGGGGTTCGTGGCGGGCTCGGCGGCGCTCGTGGATTTCCTGCGGCACCGGGCGCGGAGCTTCGTCTACACCACCGCCCCGCCGACGGCCGCGTGCGCCGCGGCGCTCGCGGCGTTGAGGATCGTGCGGGAGCAGCCCCACCTGCGGCGCGACGTCCTCGCCCGCGCGGGGCGCCTGCGGGAGGGGCTCGCCGCGCTCGGGTTCGACACGATGGGGAGCGCGTTCCAGATCGTGCCGGTGCGCGTCGGGGAGGCGGAGGCCGCGGCCCGAATCTCGCGGGAGCTTCTCCTGGGCGGCATCCTCGCCCCCGCCATTCGGCCACCGACCGTGCCGAAGGGGTCGAGCCGCATCCGGCTGAGCGTCACCGCCGCGCACACGGACGCGGACATCGACCGGGTGATCGAGGCGTTTCGCGTCATCGCGGGGGAAGGATCGGGGCGTGCGGGGGTCTGA
- the bioB gene encoding biotin synthase BioB, with protein MPSTDGTVSHALAAIRAGRKISRLAALRLAKAPLADLMRGADALRRERFGDRVSLCAIVNARAGLCAEDCAFCAQSTRHAARTPVHPMRSAKTLLEAARKARGMGAFRFGIVTSGRAAGREDAARVRGAVRAIRHNGPVSPCASLGALREEDARALRAAGLARYHHNLETSARFFPSICATHLWEDRVRTVRTAKRAGLEVCAGGIFGLGETWEDRVDLALALRELGVESVPVNFLMPVEGTPLEKRRPLRPPEALRIIALFRFVLPRAEIRVAGGRELALGQAQERIFAAGANGMMVGDYLTTRGRGIGDDRRMLERLGLEVERAV; from the coding sequence ATGCCTTCCACGGACGGAACCGTCTCACACGCGCTCGCGGCGATACGCGCGGGGAGAAAGATCTCCCGCCTCGCGGCGCTCCGGCTCGCGAAGGCGCCCCTCGCCGACCTCATGCGGGGGGCGGACGCGCTCCGCCGGGAGCGGTTCGGGGACCGCGTCTCCCTCTGCGCGATCGTGAACGCGCGCGCGGGCCTCTGCGCGGAGGATTGCGCGTTCTGCGCGCAGTCGACGCGGCACGCGGCGCGCACGCCGGTGCATCCGATGCGGAGCGCGAAAACGCTCCTCGAGGCGGCGCGGAAGGCGCGCGGCATGGGCGCCTTTCGTTTCGGGATCGTCACCAGCGGCCGCGCGGCGGGCCGCGAAGACGCGGCGCGGGTTCGCGGGGCGGTCAGGGCGATACGGCACAACGGCCCGGTCAGCCCCTGCGCCTCCCTCGGCGCGCTCCGGGAGGAGGATGCGCGGGCGCTCCGGGCCGCGGGCCTCGCGCGCTACCACCACAATCTCGAGACGTCCGCGCGCTTCTTCCCCTCGATCTGCGCCACGCACCTATGGGAGGACCGCGTGCGGACGGTGCGGACGGCGAAACGGGCGGGGCTCGAGGTCTGCGCGGGCGGGATCTTCGGCCTCGGGGAGACGTGGGAAGACCGGGTGGACCTCGCCCTCGCCCTGCGGGAACTCGGGGTCGAATCGGTCCCGGTCAATTTCCTGATGCCCGTCGAAGGCACGCCGCTCGAAAAGAGGCGTCCGCTCCGGCCGCCCGAAGCGCTGCGGATCATCGCCTTGTTCCGCTTCGTCCTCCCGCGCGCCGAGATCAGGGTCGCGGGGGGGAGGGAGCTCGCGCTCGGGCAGGCGCAGGAGAGGATCTTCGCGGCGGGGGCGAACGGGATGATGGTCGGGGACTACCTCACCACCAGGGGGCGGGGCATCGGCGACGACAGGCGGATGCTCGAACGCCTCGGACTGGAGGTCGAGCGGGCCGTCTAG